A window from Planococcus maritimus encodes these proteins:
- a CDS encoding DUF6241 domain-containing protein, producing MKTVIRTIIIMLVGLGILAGAGFWGYKSLTSTDEQQISQAAEEADDKLEQGEDTVAPTSDEEVETVGLSEGEFQIKLHQMTHQKIKATEKRGAIQMTEARIEEMQKILYANKGAYKNYDFYEQSLAAWKDGDFSNAVNVHNTIWEWHNGTVGRATGLLSAEEEAEYVESQF from the coding sequence TTGAAAACGGTCATACGAACGATCATTATTATGCTCGTCGGGCTCGGTATACTCGCAGGAGCGGGATTCTGGGGATACAAGAGCTTGACGTCAACAGACGAACAACAAATCTCTCAAGCGGCAGAAGAAGCGGATGACAAGCTCGAGCAGGGAGAAGATACGGTAGCGCCGACATCTGATGAGGAAGTCGAAACGGTCGGGTTGAGCGAAGGGGAATTTCAAATTAAGCTTCACCAAATGACCCACCAGAAAATCAAGGCAACCGAAAAGCGCGGGGCCATCCAGATGACCGAAGCGCGGATTGAGGAAATGCAAAAGATTCTCTATGCCAATAAAGGCGCATACAAGAACTATGACTTCTACGAACAGAGTCTAGCCGCCTGGAAAGATGGCGATTTCTCCAATGCCGTCAACGTCCACAATACCATCTGGGAATGGCATAACGGCACTGTCGGACGCGCGACCGGATTGTTGTCGGCAGAAGAAGAAGCGGAGTATGTAGAGAGCCAATTTTAA
- a CDS encoding TcaA NTF2-like domain-containing protein, translating to MGILLIASLVGVYSWGTKTASAETAVSKFFEALQNEDAEGLAKQIQLSNGKKMTTKEAAAFIEEYGDITPYELEDVANVEKNGKVMGVFNAHRVVIPVQKVSFYFSDEGLSLSLNGELVEESKTKDDEYVFSGITPGSHKAEFIYKGEFAEFTYPFDLYVGLNPASSEPEEIYEELPLTSVVFALDTFVVDTPEANKVMIGETEIPVNEMGETDEVGPLLFDGSVTAQAQVDFPWGTQLSEPVEITSGYETLDFTGLDEKHQPALIEQVKVFAEEYVEAFAKHDEGVFTSVGKEQLAVFKDDFKWMKEYENHFMGALTEVGIDEDSIAILDDGKTVELGAELLIDGDEYYVSDTPEAEEITKDVAMNFVYDEENEKWMVSSYNDDIWMYDIAPTKTVEGSKKMHKSAGASKEVVEEESEEESKDESETEIADDTSGNTAIAGEVIDSFMNDYNDASVSAINNGDYSIVSQFIVDNSPRAGEQSKFINSLYEKGITEEHLNTDVESIESLGGKDYQVTTIETFIVHGTEKSSEKTYRTVTKIYKEHGALYVYELISTKEI from the coding sequence GTGGGAATTTTACTCATCGCATCTTTAGTGGGCGTCTATTCGTGGGGAACAAAGACAGCGTCGGCGGAGACAGCGGTGTCCAAATTTTTCGAAGCATTACAAAATGAAGATGCAGAAGGTTTGGCCAAACAGATCCAGTTATCCAATGGCAAGAAAATGACGACTAAAGAGGCAGCAGCATTTATCGAAGAGTATGGCGATATTACGCCTTATGAGCTAGAAGATGTCGCGAACGTTGAGAAAAACGGAAAGGTAATGGGTGTTTTCAATGCCCACCGCGTCGTCATCCCGGTTCAGAAAGTGTCGTTTTATTTTAGCGATGAAGGACTATCACTGAGCTTGAATGGTGAACTAGTAGAAGAAAGTAAGACTAAAGATGATGAATATGTATTTAGTGGGATTACTCCTGGCTCCCATAAAGCTGAGTTCATCTATAAAGGTGAGTTTGCCGAATTCACTTATCCATTTGATTTATATGTAGGATTGAACCCAGCATCATCAGAGCCAGAGGAAATTTACGAAGAGCTACCGCTCACTTCGGTAGTATTTGCTCTGGATACTTTTGTGGTGGATACACCAGAAGCGAATAAAGTAATGATTGGGGAGACAGAAATCCCAGTGAATGAAATGGGCGAAACTGATGAAGTCGGTCCGCTTTTATTTGACGGCAGCGTGACGGCGCAGGCTCAAGTAGATTTCCCGTGGGGCACACAATTATCCGAACCGGTAGAAATTACTTCTGGATATGAGACCTTGGACTTTACTGGTTTGGACGAAAAACACCAGCCAGCTTTGATCGAGCAGGTAAAAGTCTTCGCTGAAGAGTACGTGGAAGCCTTTGCTAAGCACGATGAAGGGGTATTTACAAGCGTAGGAAAAGAGCAGCTTGCTGTATTCAAGGATGATTTTAAATGGATGAAAGAATACGAAAATCACTTTATGGGAGCGCTAACTGAAGTCGGCATCGATGAAGATTCGATTGCGATTTTAGATGACGGCAAAACCGTAGAGCTCGGTGCAGAACTCCTGATTGATGGGGACGAGTATTACGTGTCGGATACCCCTGAAGCGGAAGAAATCACAAAAGACGTGGCCATGAATTTTGTCTATGACGAAGAAAACGAAAAATGGATGGTTAGTTCGTACAATGATGATATTTGGATGTACGACATTGCACCGACTAAAACAGTTGAAGGCAGCAAGAAGATGCACAAATCAGCTGGGGCTTCAAAAGAGGTAGTGGAAGAAGAAAGTGAAGAAGAAAGCAAGGACGAAAGTGAGACCGAAATCGCTGATGACACTTCCGGAAATACAGCAATAGCGGGTGAAGTCATTGATTCCTTTATGAATGATTACAATGATGCTAGTGTATCAGCTATCAATAATGGGGATTACTCCATAGTGTCGCAGTTCATTGTTGATAACAGTCCAAGAGCTGGAGAACAATCCAAATTCATCAATTCCCTATACGAGAAAGGCATTACTGAAGAACATTTGAACACTGATGTAGAAAGTATCGAATCGCTGGGTGGAAAAGATTATCAAGTAACCACAATCGAAACATTTATCGTACATGGTACAGAAAAAAGTAGTGAAAAAACGTATCGTACAGTTACGAAAATCTATAAGGAACATGGGGCACTTTATGTCTATGAACTAATATCAACAAAAGAAATATAG
- a CDS encoding competence protein ComK: MNIEKEIGQDTVLILPDYDEHGCLNSVMYHTDGMIKIASKPFDLIDTNLRFRGSSMRGAVEGSAAILGKLNKNPIIFDRDKGIILLPSKSAILDGCVWLSLQHIMECISLDARTTKVNLSTGSSIILDGSKKSLQRRMEKAYELQFKMEAQKRFFESGRVIPETTYHLVKQAGGMNYEHRTLE; this comes from the coding sequence ATGAATATTGAAAAGGAAATCGGGCAAGATACCGTATTGATTTTGCCGGACTATGATGAACATGGTTGCTTGAATTCAGTGATGTATCATACGGATGGCATGATCAAAATCGCTTCAAAGCCTTTTGACTTAATCGATACGAATTTACGTTTCCGCGGCTCGAGTATGCGTGGTGCGGTGGAAGGATCTGCGGCGATTCTTGGGAAACTCAATAAAAACCCGATCATTTTTGACCGCGATAAAGGAATTATCCTGTTGCCGAGCAAATCGGCTATCTTGGATGGCTGCGTCTGGCTGTCGTTGCAACACATTATGGAATGCATCAGCTTGGACGCGCGTACGACGAAAGTCAATCTGAGTACTGGCAGTTCGATCATCCTCGATGGCAGCAAGAAGTCACTCCAGCGCCGGATGGAAAAAGCATATGAGCTGCAGTTTAAGATGGAAGCGCAAAAGCGTTTTTTCGAAAGCGGACGGGTGATTCCGGAAACGACGTATCATTTAGTGAAACAAGCTGGAGGGATGAATTACGAACATCGGACTTTGGAATAG
- a CDS encoding TcaA NTF2-like domain-containing protein gives MKKFCTNCGQENDQENQVCVECGQSFSGKPQESAPSEAARAPKPRKEKQPLSLKTKIIGVASLLLIASLIGIYSWGTNAASADTAVSTFFEALQNEDAEALAKKASLSNGEAMTVKQAEVFIAEYQGLTPAQLDGVASIEQNGKVMGIFNAHRVIIPVQELAFYFPHEGLSLSLNGDAAEGTQDSTGDYVFSGITPGAHQAEFAYKGEFVEFTHPFDLSVPLSPEYSQPIAIRENLPVSSVIFTLNTFLADAPDAHKVMIGEQEIPVNDTQQTDEIGPLLLDGSTSAYAQVDFPWGTETSEPVNITTNYHSIDFVGMDEEHQQALTDQVMVFAEEYVEAYAKRDAAIFTSVSSEQLERFQQDIDWMDTMGDYFMGALTQVGVDKESIAIKRDGKAVTLNAEFSIDGVYYYQTEKPSAEEFKKEVSLEFVYDQAEEKWMVSTYNEDVWMLDVVPTDTFEGSGTVHQSDSSAAEEETEKEEESKEEETEEATEEEVAAAETEGAVTEEQLEQFIADFRAAYETALNEKDFLRIDAFLKADSIARQELVDFIADTGSEDYLYEFLVDEVVGVEILEDKAFVETNEEFDFTNHLDEVTNYKRNKKYEVHGVESGDLKIAGIDIMDTTRE, from the coding sequence ATGAAGAAGTTCTGTACGAATTGCGGACAAGAAAATGACCAGGAGAACCAGGTGTGTGTGGAATGTGGCCAGTCGTTCTCAGGCAAACCGCAGGAATCTGCACCAAGCGAAGCCGCTCGGGCACCGAAGCCGAGAAAAGAGAAACAGCCACTTAGCCTGAAGACAAAAATTATCGGAGTGGCCAGTCTCTTGCTTATTGCGTCGCTAATAGGAATTTATTCTTGGGGAACGAATGCAGCCTCTGCGGACACAGCGGTTTCCACGTTTTTTGAGGCCTTGCAAAATGAAGATGCAGAAGCTTTGGCCAAAAAGGCGAGCTTATCCAACGGTGAAGCAATGACGGTGAAACAGGCAGAAGTGTTTATTGCGGAGTATCAAGGCCTCACGCCTGCTCAACTGGATGGGGTGGCGAGTATTGAACAAAACGGCAAAGTGATGGGGATCTTTAACGCTCATCGCGTCATAATCCCCGTGCAGGAGCTGGCGTTTTATTTTCCTCATGAGGGATTGTCATTAAGTTTGAACGGCGATGCGGCAGAAGGAACTCAAGATTCAACCGGTGATTATGTATTCAGCGGCATCACGCCGGGCGCTCACCAAGCAGAATTTGCTTATAAGGGCGAGTTTGTGGAATTTACCCATCCGTTTGACTTGTCCGTTCCTTTGAGCCCAGAATATTCACAGCCGATCGCTATCCGCGAAAACTTACCTGTCAGCTCGGTGATTTTCACATTGAATACATTTCTGGCGGATGCACCGGATGCCCATAAAGTGATGATTGGCGAGCAAGAGATTCCGGTCAATGACACGCAACAAACCGACGAGATCGGACCGCTTCTCCTCGACGGCAGTACCAGTGCATATGCGCAAGTGGATTTCCCGTGGGGCACAGAAACCTCGGAACCGGTGAATATTACGACGAACTACCATTCAATCGATTTCGTGGGGATGGACGAAGAACACCAGCAGGCTTTGACAGACCAGGTGATGGTATTCGCTGAAGAATATGTTGAGGCCTATGCGAAGCGGGACGCTGCTATTTTTACGAGTGTGAGTAGTGAGCAGCTGGAAAGATTTCAACAAGATATCGATTGGATGGATACCATGGGAGATTATTTCATGGGAGCACTCACACAAGTAGGCGTGGATAAAGAGTCTATTGCCATTAAGAGAGATGGCAAGGCGGTCACACTGAATGCCGAATTTTCGATTGATGGCGTTTATTATTACCAGACTGAAAAACCAAGTGCAGAAGAATTTAAAAAGGAAGTGTCTCTGGAGTTTGTCTACGATCAAGCCGAGGAGAAGTGGATGGTTAGCACCTACAATGAAGATGTATGGATGTTAGATGTTGTACCGACCGACACGTTCGAAGGCAGTGGAACTGTGCATCAATCCGATAGTTCTGCAGCGGAAGAAGAAACCGAGAAAGAAGAGGAAAGCAAAGAGGAAGAAACCGAAGAAGCGACAGAAGAGGAAGTAGCTGCGGCTGAGACAGAAGGGGCCGTGACGGAAGAACAATTGGAACAATTCATTGCAGATTTTCGCGCGGCTTACGAAACAGCATTGAATGAAAAAGACTTTTTGCGTATCGATGCTTTCCTCAAAGCCGATAGCATCGCGCGCCAGGAACTGGTCGATTTTATCGCCGACACGGGAAGTGAAGACTACCTATATGAGTTTTTGGTAGACGAAGTAGTCGGCGTGGAAATTCTTGAGGACAAGGCCTTTGTTGAAACCAACGAAGAATTCGATTTCACCAATCATCTGGACGAGGTGACCAATTATAAGCGAAACAAGAAGTACGAGGTTCATGGAGTGGAGAGTGGTGACCTTAAGATCGCGGGTATCGATATTATGGATACTACACGGGAGTGA
- a CDS encoding zinc ribbon domain-containing protein: protein MMCPNCQHEQAAGKFCGKCGANLLASSGGEGESVVAPTEAAAGYSEARTAKPPLADNQHVEKVKVQSKQYWNYSLQYLKKPGTIVDQPAGQFVNALITLGIFVIFFSLAVYRNLSMVLSPVGELGSAFGSTQSLTPSVFSVLFNTVLILGIVFALAAGCIYVVNKFAGPNESFKSIVTSFGTLMLPSTALVLVAYVLLLISSMTFGNFLLFVSFGLAISIMPLYLITALVRKAAKPFDSFYAYLSYIVLFSIGSIIVMTVFFDSTIGRYLDGFDSLL, encoded by the coding sequence ATGATGTGTCCGAATTGCCAACATGAACAAGCTGCCGGGAAGTTTTGCGGGAAGTGTGGAGCGAATCTCTTAGCGAGTTCTGGAGGGGAGGGTGAAAGTGTCGTCGCACCGACGGAAGCTGCTGCTGGCTATAGTGAAGCGCGAACAGCAAAACCGCCGCTAGCTGATAATCAGCACGTGGAGAAAGTGAAAGTGCAATCCAAGCAATATTGGAACTACAGTTTACAGTATTTAAAAAAACCGGGAACGATTGTGGATCAGCCTGCCGGACAGTTTGTTAATGCGCTCATTACGTTGGGCATTTTTGTGATTTTCTTCTCTTTAGCCGTCTACCGGAATTTGAGCATGGTGCTGAGTCCTGTGGGAGAGCTGGGAAGCGCGTTTGGCAGTACGCAAAGTCTGACGCCGTCTGTGTTTTCGGTGCTATTCAATACGGTGCTCATATTGGGAATCGTGTTTGCTTTAGCAGCTGGCTGTATTTATGTGGTGAACAAATTTGCTGGACCGAATGAATCATTCAAAAGCATTGTGACAAGTTTCGGGACCTTGATGCTTCCTTCGACGGCGCTTGTGTTGGTGGCGTATGTGCTGCTGTTGATCAGCTCGATGACTTTTGGGAACTTCCTGCTGTTTGTCAGCTTTGGCTTGGCGATTTCGATTATGCCGCTGTATTTGATCACGGCGCTGGTGAGAAAGGCCGCGAAGCCATTTGATTCGTTCTACGCCTATCTTTCTTATATTGTCCTATTCTCCATTGGTTCCATCATCGTCATGACCGTCTTTTTCGATTCGACGATCGGACGGTATCTTGATGGATTTGACAGTCTACTTTAA
- a CDS encoding DUF7686 domain-containing protein — MEDLTICQVCTQSESYVRFGEEYLCLDCYNEVMAKHLGVSATNYPEGVMIKDGQGGAHQFRLRKRLDPIGIIMDAEEEHDGGYQFREYGELHEDQGELLLRLLDKVKKGMLEVYIEESEFPNGQKYHLLPNDRFVGRVEPSRADRDTPLLSVDGKYYTWEEVGQILMHYEGFQVKVEMVDISEEIEWKKEQRE, encoded by the coding sequence GTGGAGGATTTGACGATATGCCAAGTGTGCACACAAAGTGAGAGTTATGTTCGGTTCGGAGAGGAATATCTTTGTTTAGACTGTTACAACGAGGTCATGGCGAAACATTTAGGCGTATCAGCGACGAATTATCCAGAAGGCGTGATGATAAAAGACGGTCAAGGAGGAGCGCATCAGTTCCGTTTGCGGAAGCGCCTGGATCCTATAGGCATTATCATGGATGCAGAGGAGGAGCACGATGGCGGCTATCAATTCCGAGAGTACGGAGAGTTACATGAAGATCAAGGGGAATTGCTGTTACGTTTGTTGGACAAAGTGAAAAAAGGTATGTTAGAAGTGTATATCGAAGAAAGTGAGTTTCCAAATGGTCAAAAATATCACTTGTTGCCAAATGACCGTTTCGTAGGGCGAGTGGAGCCAAGTCGAGCAGATCGAGACACTCCCTTGCTTTCGGTGGATGGCAAGTATTATACATGGGAAGAAGTCGGCCAGATATTGATGCATTATGAAGGATTTCAGGTCAAAGTGGAAATGGTGGACATTTCAGAAGAGATTGAATGGAAAAAAGAGCAACGGGAGTAG
- a CDS encoding VanZ family protein encodes MKAKYIPVLLWALCILVATNNYNFTALFAHDVNFNIRLFPNLSDLFITSDIHLDSRLYVFQKTGHALSFGVLYLVMNQAIKDHRAAIVLCSLFALFTEFLQLFFERSGRLVDVVIDIAGVYAAYRLSMYVRQQGGVIPAFSDAMRKLSHVLKDDKTH; translated from the coding sequence ATGAAAGCCAAATACATCCCCGTCCTCCTGTGGGCGCTGTGCATCCTCGTCGCCACCAATAATTACAATTTCACAGCGCTATTCGCACACGACGTCAACTTCAACATCCGGCTATTCCCGAACCTGTCCGATCTGTTCATCACAAGCGACATCCATCTCGACAGCAGGCTCTACGTGTTCCAAAAAACCGGCCACGCCCTGTCATTTGGCGTATTGTATCTAGTAATGAACCAAGCCATCAAAGACCACCGCGCCGCCATCGTCCTGTGCAGCTTGTTCGCTTTGTTCACCGAGTTCCTGCAATTGTTCTTTGAACGGAGCGGGAGGCTCGTCGATGTCGTTATCGATATCGCAGGAGTTTACGCGGCTTACCGCTTGAGTATGTACGTTCGACAGCAAGGCGGTGTGATTCCCGCTTTTTCAGATGCCATGCGGAAGCTGTCCCATGTTTTAAAAGACGATAAAACGCATTAA
- a CDS encoding DUF6241 domain-containing protein, with translation MSELIKTTILSVVLIGMIGAAGYYVALPLFSADAHIALAAKKANGQSPEDGQTIGMSEQQFQFRLHQMTHQKVVADEKRGAVEMTPETIENMLEVVTANQDVYDRAFFYELELNAWQNGDFSNAAEFHNVIWKLQNGVDGEATGLMTEEQEARFVKTHFR, from the coding sequence ATGAGTGAACTTATTAAAACGACGATTCTTTCAGTTGTCTTAATCGGTATGATCGGCGCTGCGGGTTATTATGTGGCGCTGCCCTTGTTCTCAGCAGATGCCCATATTGCGCTGGCTGCTAAAAAGGCGAACGGGCAGAGTCCGGAAGATGGCCAAACGATCGGCATGTCGGAACAGCAATTCCAGTTCCGCTTGCATCAGATGACGCATCAGAAAGTCGTTGCGGACGAAAAGCGTGGAGCGGTGGAAATGACACCGGAGACGATTGAGAACATGCTCGAAGTTGTTACGGCCAATCAAGACGTTTACGACCGTGCCTTTTTCTATGAATTAGAATTGAACGCTTGGCAGAATGGCGACTTCAGCAATGCCGCCGAGTTCCATAATGTTATATGGAAGTTGCAAAATGGTGTAGACGGAGAAGCGACAGGCTTGATGACAGAAGAGCAGGAAGCACGTTTTGTGAAGACGCATTTTCGCTAG
- a CDS encoding HAD family hydrolase, with protein sequence MDSIIFDLDGTLWNSLDVVVKAWNEALEESGAEGNLTKEDIRGVMGLQAHETREKLFPHLSDEQHRIYTEKASELESEYIRKQGGQLYEDLEHVLERLSQKYTLYIVSNCQEGYIESFYAYHKLDKYFRDFENPGRTGLSKGENIQLVMERNNVEKAVYVGDTAGDQKAAKSAGTPFVYAAYGFGEVDEYDYVIERFEDLLELFD encoded by the coding sequence ATGGACAGCATCATCTTTGATTTGGACGGGACATTATGGAATTCGCTCGATGTCGTAGTGAAGGCATGGAACGAGGCGCTAGAGGAAAGCGGCGCAGAGGGGAATTTGACGAAAGAAGATATCCGCGGCGTCATGGGGCTGCAAGCGCATGAAACGAGGGAGAAGCTGTTCCCTCATCTATCGGATGAACAGCACCGCATCTATACCGAGAAGGCCTCGGAGTTGGAAAGTGAGTATATACGCAAACAAGGCGGCCAACTGTACGAAGATTTGGAGCATGTGCTGGAGCGATTATCACAGAAATACACTTTATACATCGTCAGCAATTGCCAGGAAGGCTATATCGAAAGCTTCTATGCGTACCACAAGCTGGATAAGTATTTCCGTGATTTCGAGAACCCGGGGAGAACGGGCTTATCGAAGGGCGAGAATATCCAGTTGGTCATGGAGCGCAACAATGTGGAAAAAGCCGTGTATGTTGGCGATACGGCAGGCGATCAGAAGGCAGCGAAATCGGCTGGGACGCCGTTTGTTTATGCGGCGTATGGATTCGGAGAAGTAGATGAGTATGATTATGTGATTGAGCGCTTCGAAGATTTATTGGAGCTGTTCGATTGA
- a CDS encoding alanine/glycine:cation symporter family protein, with amino-acid sequence MEGFMKGIADFSAWIWGIPLITLLLVSGLYMTFKLGFFQFRYFGYIVGQTFGSIFRRPKGEGTVTPFQALTSALSSTIGAANIVGVPAAIMFGGPGAIFWMWVIALIGMALKFAESVLAVEYREKNGNGEFVGGPMYYMTKGLNMKWLGVWFSFALMIELIPSIMVQGNSIASTVEATFSIPALWTGIATAILVSIVVFGGIKRIGKVTEIFVPFMALVYVGGAVVILLMNVQAVPEFFMLIFSNAFSPAPVMGGFAGAAIVEVIRWGFARGLYSNEAGLGTAPIAHAAATTDHPVRQGFWAVIGVVVDTLIVCTATAFVILSSGVWTEEGAMENSSALTSLAFEEYFGDFGAILVTIALIFFVLSTILVVVFYGAKQAEFLFGLKAAHGMQVVYILAVILGAVGAAEVIWGFLDIMLAAILIPNIIAILLLSNKVKELKNEFFSSDEYYHKDRKVKKRAKRQKAIREE; translated from the coding sequence TTGGAAGGGTTTATGAAGGGAATTGCTGATTTTTCAGCATGGATATGGGGCATTCCGCTCATTACATTGTTGTTGGTTTCTGGACTTTATATGACGTTTAAATTAGGGTTTTTTCAGTTTCGGTATTTTGGATACATAGTAGGGCAAACGTTCGGCAGCATTTTTAGAAGGCCAAAAGGCGAAGGGACGGTTACCCCGTTCCAGGCATTGACGTCTGCTTTGTCTTCAACAATCGGAGCGGCGAACATCGTCGGGGTTCCGGCGGCGATCATGTTCGGCGGGCCTGGCGCGATTTTTTGGATGTGGGTCATCGCATTGATCGGCATGGCGTTGAAATTCGCGGAAAGCGTACTGGCGGTAGAGTACCGCGAGAAAAACGGCAACGGCGAATTTGTCGGCGGGCCGATGTATTACATGACGAAGGGCTTGAACATGAAATGGCTCGGCGTCTGGTTCTCATTTGCGTTGATGATTGAATTGATTCCAAGCATCATGGTGCAAGGAAATTCGATTGCGAGCACTGTGGAAGCAACATTCAGCATTCCCGCCCTATGGACGGGAATTGCGACCGCTATTCTCGTGTCGATCGTCGTCTTTGGTGGCATCAAGCGCATCGGCAAAGTGACGGAGATTTTCGTGCCATTTATGGCCTTGGTCTATGTCGGCGGGGCTGTCGTTATTTTACTGATGAACGTCCAAGCGGTACCGGAATTCTTCATGTTGATTTTCAGTAACGCCTTTTCACCGGCACCTGTCATGGGCGGATTTGCCGGTGCGGCGATTGTGGAAGTCATCCGTTGGGGCTTTGCCCGCGGGTTGTATTCCAACGAAGCAGGACTCGGGACAGCGCCGATTGCACACGCTGCGGCGACTACCGACCATCCGGTGCGACAAGGCTTCTGGGCCGTTATTGGCGTCGTCGTGGATACTTTGATCGTTTGTACGGCGACGGCATTTGTCATCTTGTCTTCTGGCGTCTGGACAGAAGAAGGCGCCATGGAAAACTCATCGGCTTTGACGAGCTTGGCCTTTGAAGAGTATTTCGGTGACTTCGGCGCCATTCTCGTAACGATCGCTTTGATTTTCTTCGTGCTGTCGACGATTTTGGTTGTGGTATTTTACGGCGCGAAGCAAGCCGAGTTCTTGTTTGGCTTGAAAGCCGCGCACGGCATGCAAGTGGTTTACATACTCGCTGTCATCTTAGGCGCTGTCGGTGCAGCAGAAGTGATTTGGGGCTTCCTCGATATCATGCTTGCGGCGATTCTTATCCCGAACATCATCGCGATTTTGCTGCTGAGCAACAAAGTAAAAGAGTTGAAAAACGAGTTCTTTTCTTCGGATGAGTACTATCATAAGGATCGGAAAGTGAAGAAACGGGCGAAACGCCAGAAAGCGATTCGGGAAGAATAG
- a CDS encoding TcaA NTF2-like domain-containing protein — translation MNRFCSECGHKLEADQVFCPECGTQQKTEKLEQQQAPVQPQAPVQPQAPIQDQAPKPPRKPMTLKKKVGLSLVVLLAAGGVAGHQIIKANTEPQQKVDAFLQGLYEGDMDSAMGEIIVPKDTVSDPAAFQEYLVEQDLTEFKSRFYEAGSGVVEDGITRVVLHENGTELFKVKESKFIGMYPGIEIEAIPMNVELASDVDGMEFILGDESVATVDGELPLGKYLPGVYDCTLSMKNGEVEKMVESECGITEGDEVLLDFNLKDMGVEIWSNDEEAIVYINEKSTGKTVKDLPFVGPLAEDETIKLFAERKNDKGEVEQSEVIEAGIGSFIQLPIYAAVAEDEEKTEELKDEEQKDEESEDATEEEEVEEETVAVNEEQLQTFIADFRSAYEISLNAKDFSVVDNYLKEGSIARKELVDFIGNIGNDGYLYEFWVDEAVGVEILKDKAFVTTYEEFDFTNHLGEVTNYKRSKKYEVQGLDSGDLKISRIDIIDTVRD, via the coding sequence ATGAATCGTTTTTGTAGTGAATGTGGCCACAAACTAGAAGCGGATCAGGTTTTTTGTCCGGAATGCGGGACCCAGCAAAAAACAGAAAAGCTTGAACAGCAGCAGGCACCGGTCCAACCTCAAGCACCAGTTCAACCGCAAGCACCTATCCAGGATCAAGCTCCAAAGCCACCACGAAAGCCAATGACATTAAAGAAAAAAGTGGGCTTGTCGCTTGTCGTCTTGCTTGCGGCAGGCGGAGTCGCTGGACACCAAATCATCAAAGCGAATACAGAACCTCAACAAAAAGTGGATGCATTTCTCCAGGGCTTATACGAAGGGGACATGGACAGTGCAATGGGCGAAATCATTGTGCCCAAAGATACGGTCTCAGATCCCGCTGCTTTTCAAGAGTATTTAGTGGAACAAGATTTAACAGAGTTTAAGTCTCGGTTCTATGAAGCTGGTAGTGGAGTTGTAGAAGATGGCATTACAAGAGTCGTCCTTCACGAAAATGGCACGGAACTGTTCAAGGTGAAGGAAAGCAAATTCATCGGCATGTATCCAGGTATTGAGATCGAAGCGATTCCGATGAATGTGGAGCTTGCTTCAGACGTGGATGGCATGGAGTTCATCCTAGGTGACGAGTCCGTAGCTACTGTAGATGGAGAGCTGCCACTTGGAAAATACTTGCCTGGCGTCTACGACTGTACCTTGTCGATGAAAAACGGCGAAGTTGAAAAAATGGTGGAGTCGGAGTGTGGGATTACAGAAGGCGATGAAGTGCTGCTTGATTTTAACTTGAAGGACATGGGAGTTGAAATCTGGTCGAACGATGAAGAGGCTATAGTTTACATCAACGAGAAATCGACTGGAAAAACGGTAAAAGATTTGCCTTTCGTCGGTCCTCTTGCTGAAGACGAAACCATTAAGCTATTTGCGGAAAGAAAGAACGACAAAGGTGAAGTTGAACAGTCGGAAGTTATAGAAGCTGGAATTGGCAGCTTTATTCAACTACCGATTTACGCAGCTGTAGCCGAAGATGAAGAAAAGACGGAAGAACTGAAAGATGAAGAACAGAAAGACGAAGAGAGTGAAGATGCCACGGAAGAAGAGGAAGTAGAAGAGGAGACAGTAGCGGTGAATGAAGAGCAGCTGCAAACCTTTATCGCAGATTTCCGCTCTGCTTACGAAATTTCACTGAACGCAAAAGACTTCTCCGTTGTCGATAACTACCTGAAAGAAGGCAGCATCGCCCGCAAAGAACTGGTCGACTTTATCGGAAATATCGGGAATGACGGTTACTTATATGAATTCTGGGTCGACGAAGCGGTCGGTGTGGAAATTCTAAAGGACAAAGCATTCGTTACGACTTACGAAGAATTCGACTTCACCAATCATTTGGGCGAAGTCACGAATTACAAACGCAGTAAAAAGTATGAAGTTCAAGGATTGGATAGCGGGGATCTGAAAATCTCGAGAATTGATATTATCGATACTGTACGGGACTGA